The stretch of DNA GGTCGCTATTGTCGCTCGATACCGGCCCCGCGATCGAGCTGACTTCGAGACGCAGGTTGAGCTTCACAGTGCCGCTCGAGTTGACCTGCGGCCGTACGGTCAGCTCGATCCCGACATTCTGGCGCTGCGTGGTGCGGAAGGCGTTGTCGAAATTGGCGCTGAGCGCCTGCCCCGTGGTGATCGGGATTTCCTGCCCGACCAAGCTGTGCGCCTCCTGATTGTCGAGCGTGACGAGGTGCGGGACCTGGAGCAGGTTCGAGGTCGTGTCGCTCTTCACCGCGTTGATGATCGCGCCGAAGAACGTGCTGCCGATCTTGCCGCCGAACCCGCCAAACCCGCCGGTCGCGGCGAGAATCGACTGGATAGCCGATTGCTGCAGCGCGTCCGCTGCCGCATTGGGCGTGTTCGTTTCGGTGCGCGTGCCGTCCGGCGCGACCACCGTCGTGCCGTTTCCGCCGATCGAGCGCGCGCCGATCGCGCCGGCGATCTGCAGGATGTTGGGCGCGGAGTTCGAGAAGGTCGACGCACCGAACGCGCCGCCGCTGGGATCGCCGACGATGAACTGCGCGCCGAGCGTGCGCGCGGTCGTGTCGGACACTTCGGCGACGATCGCCTCGACCAGCACCTGTTCGCGGCGCGTATCGAGCTGGCGGACGACCTCGTTCAGCTGGCGCTGGATCTCGGCGGGCGCGGCGATGACGATCGCGTTGGCGCCGGCAAAGCGCGTGACGACCGCGGCGGTCTTGCCGCCCGCCGCAGTGATCGCGGCCTGCCCCGATCCACCGCCCCCGCCGCTCGGCGACGGCCTGGACTGCGGAACCTGAGGCTGCGAGAAGTTCGATTGTCCGCCGGACGCCCCGTTGGTGCTGCTCGATCCGAAGTTCGAGCGCGACAACGCGGTCTGCACGGGCTGCGTCGGCGTCTGGCCGACGAGTTCCTGCAATACCGGCAGCAACTGTTCGGCATCGGCGTTCTCCAGGAACACGACCTTGATCTCGGTGCCATTGCGCGCCTTCTGGTCCAGATCGGCGGCGACCTGCGCAAGGCGGGCGACGGTGGTCGGATCGCCGCGCAGCGCAACCGCGTTCGAGCCCTCGACCGCGACCACGGAGGCGCTCGGGCCGGAGGCGGCGCCCCCGCCCTGCCCGCCTTGACCGCCGCCCGTACCGGCGCCGATCAGGCCCTGAAGCGCAGTGGCGATCTCCTTCGCGCTGGCGTTCTTGAGCGCCACGACGCGCGTGGAGGACGTGTCGGTGTCGATCCGGCGGAGGACCTCGCGGATGCGGCGGATGTTGTCGGCGAAATCGACCACGACGAGGCTGTTGCCGCCGCGGTTCGCGCTGACCGAGCCCTGCGCGCTGACCAGCGGGCGCACCGTCTCGACCGCGGACTGCGCGTCGATTGCGCGGAGGCGGATGATCTCGGTGACGTAGCTGTTGCGCGCGGCACCCGCCACGCCGATCCGGCTCGGCTGCGAGGCGGCGTTGTCGAGCGGCTGGACGCGGAACGCACCGCCCGATGTCGGCACCGCGACAAGGCCGTTGGCGCGCAACGTCGATAGGAATATCTCGAAATATTCGGAGCGGCTGAGCGGGCGATCGGTGACCACCGTCACCTTGCCGGCGACGCGGTTGTCGATAATGAACGTGCGCCCGGTGACCTTGGCGGCGTCCGCGATGAACGCGCGGATGTCGGCGTCGCGGACGTTGAGCGTGGTCTGCGCATGGACGCCTGCCGCCAGCGCGAGCGCGACGACCGGACCGAGAAACAGTTTTTTCATTTAGGGGGCGCGATCGTGATGGCGAGCGGCAGGGTATCCTGGCCGCGTTCTACGGTGATGGGGACGTTGCCGCCGCCCGCGAAATCCTTGGCGATACGGTCGAGATCGCCGGGGCCGGAAACGGGCCGCCCGCCGATCGACGTGACGACATCACCATCCTTGAGGCCTGCCGAGCGAAACGCGTTGCCCGAACCCTGCGACCGGACCGTGAGCCCGCTGATGCGCCCGCCGTCGATCCGCGGGATGAAGCCGATCTCGCTGCGCAACTGCGCGACGGGGATCCCGACGACCGGCGCAGCCGCCGCGGTTGCACCGGCCGGCGCCGCGCCCGGAACGACCGGCGTGACGGATCCCGATTGATCGAGGAACAGGTCTTCGTCGGCGCCACCGCGGTCGATCGTGACATGGTCGAACGCAACCGCCTTGAGGCGCACGCCAGGCTGGATCTCGTCACCGACTGCAACGCTCTGCTGGACGCCGTCAGGACCGGCGATAATCGCGGAGCTGCGGCCCATCGCCTCGTCCATCCGCGTGCCGAACAGGGTCAATTGCAGCGACGTGACGGTAGCGGGCGCTCCCGCGACTCCGCCAAGGCGGAAAAACGGATCGAAACCGCGCAGGATATCGGCAGGCGACCCGACCACCACCGGCGTGGCCGGGCGCCAGTCGCCGAGTGGCGTGATCGGCGTCACGACCGTCCACGCCAGCCGCGCGCACTGCACCGCCAGCCCGGCAAGCAGCGCGAGTTCGACTACAGTATAGACATTCACGACCGGCATACGCCGCAAGATACGGCGCGCCCGCGCGTCCAGCTTCAATCGCATCCGCGACCCACCCCATTTTCCCGCATCTCGTCGCGTAGGCATGCCATGTTACAATTCCGCGTCAATGGCTTGCGCATCAATGGCCCACATTCCGATGGGGTAGCGCTCCGGCGCGGGGGTTGGCAGAAGGCCGCATGTCCGATCTTCTCCCGTCCTGCGGCTCCGGCCTGCCCCCCGAACCGGTCATCGCGCGATTGTCGGTACCCGGCGTGCAGCGGGTGCCGAGTGCCAAGCTCGATCTGTTCGTGCGCAAGGACTTCCTGCCGCCGGACCTGTGCGCGGCGTTGATCGCGCGGATCGATGCCGTCCGGCGGCCGTCGACGATTTCCGATTCGAACGGCGATGCGAGCTATCGGACGAGCGAGACGGGCGACCTGTCTCCGCTTGATCCCGTGGCGATCGAGGTCGAGCGCCGGATCGCCGCACTCACCGGCCTCGACCCGGTGCACGGCGAACCGCTCCAGGGGCAGCGCTACGCAGTCGGGCAGGAGTTCAAGGGTCACACCGATTATTTCGAGCCGACCGGCGTCGATTATCAGCGCTATTGCGGGGTCGCGGGCAATCGCACCTGGACCGTGATGATCTACCTCAACCAGCCGGACGCGGGCGGCGCCACGCGGTTCAAGGCGATCGACAAGATCGTTCAGCCCGAGACGGGCAAGCTGCTCGCGTGGAACAACAGGCGGGCAGACGGCAGCATGAACCCGGCGACGCTGCATCACGGGATGAAGGTGCGGTCGGGGGTCAAATACGTGATCACCAAATGGTTTCGGGAAAAGCCCTGGGGCTGAGGTGACAGCATGTCGCCCGCTACAATCCTCCCCCGCAAGGGGGAGGTGGCAGGCACTTGCCTGACGGAGGGGGCGGAAAGGGAAACCGCTGTTCCGTGCCCTCCCCTCCGTCGCCTTCGGCGCCACCTTCCCCATGCGGGGGAGGATTGCTTCGCGGCGTTCGCCGGGGAGGTTCCCTTCTCGCCCCTGTCCTCAGAACGTCGTGCTGATCCCCAGCGTGAACACCTGACCCAGATTATACCGGTTGATGTATACCTGGTTGCCGTTCTCGAACGTCTGGCCCTCGGTAAAGCGCGTCTTGGTAAGGTTGCGCGCCTCGGCCTTCACCTCGAACTTCGCGCCGCGCAGTTCGACACCCTGGCGGGCGACGAGGTCGAGGCGGATGCCGGGCTTCTCGATGATGTCGGGCAGGAAGCCCGTGCCACCGAGGTTCGACGGGCCGCGGTTGGTCACGCGGTCGCTGGCGTAGTTGAACAGCAACGTGATCTGCGACAGCGACTTGGTATCCTCCAGCCCGAGCTGGACATTGACCAGGTGATCCGACTGGCCGGTGAGCGGCGCGCCGTCGCGGAAATTGCCCGTCGCTGGCGCGAACCCGGTCTGGCAACCCGCCACCTTGGTGGTCTGGTCGACGACGTTCGGAACGCAGGTCCCGTCCACCGTGATCGACGACTGCGTATAGGTGTAGTTGGCAATGAACAGCAGGCGGCGCGTCGCGAAGAAGTCGCTGCCGAGCGTGTCGAGCGGCACGTACTTCTGGAACTCAACCTCGCCGCCGTACAGCTTGGCCTTGGGCAGGTTGGTGAAGCCGGTCTGGAGACGATCGTCCGCGCCGGTGTAGAACCCGACCTGCTCGATCGGCTTGTCAATCCGCTTGTAGAACGCGCCGAGCGTGAAGCGCTGATCGCGTGCGAAGAACCATTCGTAACGCGCATCGAGATTGTAGAGCTTGGTATCGCGGAGCAGCGGGTTACCGAAGAACAGGCGATCCGATTCGGGATCGCGGAACTGCTGCGGTGCGAGCTCGCGGAACTGTGGGCGCGAGATCGTCTTCGACGCGCTGGCGCGAAGCTGCATGTCGGGCGCGAAGTTCCAGGTCAGCGTCGAGGCCGGCAGGAAATAGTCGTTCTTCAGCCGCGTCGCCGTCGTGCCGATCGGGGTAACCCGCTCGTCCGCCGTCTCGTAGCGCACACCGATCGTCGCGCGAACACCGTCGGTCGCCTCGGCCTCGGCCTGGACGTAGCCCGCATGGATCCGCAGCGACGCGTCATACTGATACGCGCCGAGCGGGGTGTTGAACTGCAATTCGAGCGAGTTCAGCGGATCGTTGGTATCGATCGCCAGCAGGTAATCCGGCCGAAGCAGATTGTACGGATAGCCCGGCGCGGTGCCACCCCCGCGCGGCGTCTGGTAATTGAACTGCAGACGCGACGACGTCCGCTTCGTATCCGAGTAGAAATAGCCGGTCGACAGCGTCATCGGCCGTTCGGTCGACAGCTTGTACGCGGCATCTGCCTGCCCGCTGTAGAGGTCTTCCTTCAGTTCGCTGAAGATGATCGATGCGAACGGCGAGAAGCGCTGCGTCACCTGATACGCACCGTTGCACTGCGCGCCGCCGGTGCCGTTCGACTCCTGCACGGTGATCGGCTGCCCGGTCGTGGTGGTGTTCGAGCAGAGATAGTCGAACTGGCGTTCGTACGGCGCATTACGCTTCGAATTGGCATAGGCGCCGCGGACGTCGAGCGTCAGCGCGTCGATCGGCTTGAACGCACCGACCAGCTGGCTCTCGAACAGCTGGCGTTCGAACCAGTTGGTGTTCTGCTGGAAACGCAGGCCGCTCGAGTTGTTGTAGGTGGTCGCGGCCGATCCGCGCGCCTGCTTCAACGTGTCGTGGATATAGACGTTGGTTAGCTTGATGCTGTTCTCGCCAAACTCGTAGCCGACGCCGATCAGCGCGTTGGCGACGATCCGGTTGTCAGTCAGCAACGTCTGGAAATCGTTGCGGAGCAGACCCTCGTTGGTAACCGAATCCTGCTGCGTGATGCTGCGAGTGCGGAAGGTGTTGCTCGCGCTGACCGAGGCGATAACGCCGAGACGGCCCGAACCGATGTCGAACACCGAACCGCCGCTGATCTCGCCCGAGAAATTGGCGGGCAGCTGGTTGTTGCGCTGGAGCAGCGAGGTCGAGGCGTTGCTGAGCGTCGCGGCCTGTGCGGCCGAGATATTGCCGGTGCCGCTCGGCGCGTTCTTGATGAAGCTCGGCACTTTCCGCGTGCCGTCGTCGAAACCGATCCAGTCGGCGTCGCCGCCGTAATAGGTGTAGCCGAGTTCGCTGGTCGTCGCGGTATCGGCCGAGACCGAGCCGCCGAACGACAGGAAGTTCTTGTCCGGGATCGCCTTGGTCGTGAGGTTGATCACGCCGCCGCCGAATTCGCCGGGATAGTTCACCGAATAGGTCTTCTGGACCAGCGCCGACCCGACGATCGTGGTCGGGAAGATGTCGAGCGGGACCGAACGACGCAGCGGCTCGGGGCTCGGCAGTGGCGAACCGTTCAGCAGCGACGACGAATAGCGATCGCCAAGGCCGCGAACGTAGACGAAGCCGTTGCCGACGATGCTGAGACCGGTGACGCGCGACAGCGCGCCGGCGATGTCGCCTTCGCCGGTGCGCGCGATGTCCTCGGTCGACAGGATCGACACGACCTGCGGAGTCGCGCGGACGAAGTTCGGGATGTTGCGGCCGACGACGACGATGTCCTCGCCACCATTGGGATCATAGCCTGGCGTCGACACTTCGGCCTGCGCACCGGCGGCCTCTGCACCGGCAGCCTGAGGCGCCGATGTGTCTACCGGCGTCGAGGTCGGACCGGTCTGCGCCGTCGAGGCGGGTGGCGATGCGGCCGGAGCCGGTGCGGCGCCACCCGTTTGGGCGAGCACCGCGGGCGCGACCAGCTGCGAGGTCAGGAGAAGTAAGGTGGCATAGCCGAAGCGCGTTTGCATGGCCGAATATCCAGATCAGGAGTCTATGGGCAAATGCCGGGGCGGTCGTCGAACCACCCCGGCATCGCTGCTCACATCATCGACCGCCACAGTTGGCGAGGCGGCCGACTAAGGGGACGACTGCGAACCGTTACCGGCCGTTGCAGTTGAAGTAGACCGACGTGAAGATCGGCGGACCCTGGTCCTGCTTCGCAGCATCGGCGGCGCGGATCGTCGAGCGATCGGCCTGGCTGGCTTCCTGCGCGATCAGGTTGAGGCAGGCGACCGTCGCCGGCGTCTTCACGATGCCGTTGATGAAGCGCATGTCCGAGCCACCACGCTGGCGGATCGCGGCCGGCGCAAGTGCGGTCTGCAGGAACGTGAAGTTCGAATACTGACCGAAGGTACGCGGCAGCAGGTCCTCGGCACCGTTCGAGTCGATCTCGGTCGAGAACGAGTCGGCGGTTGCACCCAGCAGGCGCTGTGCGGCGATGATGAACTGCATGAAACCGCGATACCCGTTGTCGATATCGTAGCCGTCGTCGTCCGCGCCGGTGACCGCGAAATACTTGATGTTCGTGGTGCCGCCGAAGATCTCGATGCCGTCATCGGCCGAGTTGTGGCTCTGGACGTGATCGATCGTCGTGCCCGAACCGGTGCCGCCCAGCGTCAGGCCCTGAAGCTCGTTGCCGTCGCTGATCGCGATGCCGCTGTAGCGGATCTGGACATACTGCATCGTGCCGCTGTTGTCCGCGGCGGTCGGGCCACCGTAGAAGCGACCGGTGACGCCTTCGATCGCCTGCTGGCAGGTCGTGCTGGTGCCGCCCGCATTGTTCGGACCGGTACCGGTCGCGCAGACCGCGACGGGGGCGCGGCCGAGCAGGATGATCCCGCCCCACTGGCCCTGCGTCGCATCGCTGACGCCGTTGGCGGTCAGGTTCTGCTGCGACGTGAAGATGATCGGCGCATCGCGCGTACCGACGGCGCTGATCTTCGACCCGCGGTTGACGAGCAGGAGGTCGGCAGTGACTTCGGTCGAGTCCGCAGCGACCACCACGCCCGGCGCGATCGTCAGCGTGACGCCGGTGTCCGCACCAGTCGTGCCGACATCGGCGCCGACTTCGGTCTGGCCGCGCAGGCGATAGAATACGCCGGCGATCTTCGGCAGCGTCAGGCTGGACGAGATAACGGTCGGCAGGCGGCAGGCGCGGAACGTCTGGACCAGGCCGTCGTCGATCGTGCCGGTCGGGCACGCTGCGGCGGAGCCACCAGCGCCGACGGCAGGAACCGCGGTGCAGCTGGCGGTCGTGCTGCCGCCGAACTGTGCCGAAGTCGAGTTGCAGGTCCAGCCCTGGAACGCGGTGTCGGTCGGGCCGTTCAGCGCGCCGACGAAGTTCGTGCTGGTGAAGAACGCGTTCAGCGACGACGGATCGGTCGCGGTCGTGGCGGACGTCGCGGCGGTCGGGTAGATGCCGGTCAGGACGTTGGTGCCGCTGACGTTGTTGTTGGTGCCGGCGTTGACGATCGCGAGCTGCTCGTCGGCGCTGATCGTGATCGCACCGCTTGCGATACCACCCGAGGTCGAGGCGAACTGAGCGGCGGTGATCGCCGATGGAGTCGGCGTCGGCGTGGACGGCGTCGGGGTCGGCGTTGCCGGCGGGGTGATGATCACCGTGCCCGCGCCTGGCGAAGCGACGTCGTCGGCACCGCCGCACGCGGTGAGTGCGAGGCAGGCCGTGCCGGTCAGCAGGATCGTGCCGAGGCGAGTAAAGCTGGTCATGCGAAGGACTCCCGAGTCGT from Sphingomonas sp. HMP9 encodes:
- the gspD gene encoding type II secretion system secretin GspD gives rise to the protein MKKLFLGPVVALALAAGVHAQTTLNVRDADIRAFIADAAKVTGRTFIIDNRVAGKVTVVTDRPLSRSEYFEIFLSTLRANGLVAVPTSGGAFRVQPLDNAASQPSRIGVAGAARNSYVTEIIRLRAIDAQSAVETVRPLVSAQGSVSANRGGNSLVVVDFADNIRRIREVLRRIDTDTSSTRVVALKNASAKEIATALQGLIGAGTGGGQGGQGGGAASGPSASVVAVEGSNAVALRGDPTTVARLAQVAADLDQKARNGTEIKVVFLENADAEQLLPVLQELVGQTPTQPVQTALSRSNFGSSSTNGASGGQSNFSQPQVPQSRPSPSGGGGGSGQAAITAAGGKTAAVVTRFAGANAIVIAAPAEIQRQLNEVVRQLDTRREQVLVEAIVAEVSDTTARTLGAQFIVGDPSGGAFGASTFSNSAPNILQIAGAIGARSIGGNGTTVVAPDGTRTETNTPNAAADALQQSAIQSILAATGGFGGFGGKIGSTFFGAIINAVKSDTTSNLLQVPHLVTLDNQEAHSLVGQEIPITTGQALSANFDNAFRTTQRQNVGIELTVRPQVNSSGTVKLNLRLEVSSIAGPVSSDNSDLILNKREVETVRTVDDGQIAVISGLLDDNERRTIEKIPLLGDIPVLGHLFTSKAKQRSKTNLMIFIRPTILRTAEDSRKLTEQRYGYVRLQQGLQEPGAEPSIDQLVRDYMGAAPPIPSAPIPGSIEDPRIAVPVRTSTMVVRPKK
- a CDS encoding type II secretion system protein N, producing the protein MPVVNVYTVVELALLAGLAVQCARLAWTVVTPITPLGDWRPATPVVVGSPADILRGFDPFFRLGGVAGAPATVTSLQLTLFGTRMDEAMGRSSAIIAGPDGVQQSVAVGDEIQPGVRLKAVAFDHVTIDRGGADEDLFLDQSGSVTPVVPGAAPAGATAAAAPVVGIPVAQLRSEIGFIPRIDGGRISGLTVRSQGSGNAFRSAGLKDGDVVTSIGGRPVSGPGDLDRIAKDFAGGGNVPITVERGQDTLPLAITIAPPK
- a CDS encoding prolyl hydroxylase family protein, which gives rise to MSDLLPSCGSGLPPEPVIARLSVPGVQRVPSAKLDLFVRKDFLPPDLCAALIARIDAVRRPSTISDSNGDASYRTSETGDLSPLDPVAIEVERRIAALTGLDPVHGEPLQGQRYAVGQEFKGHTDYFEPTGVDYQRYCGVAGNRTWTVMIYLNQPDAGGATRFKAIDKIVQPETGKLLAWNNRRADGSMNPATLHHGMKVRSGVKYVITKWFREKPWG
- a CDS encoding TonB-dependent receptor domain-containing protein, encoding MQTRFGYATLLLLTSQLVAPAVLAQTGGAAPAPAASPPASTAQTGPTSTPVDTSAPQAAGAEAAGAQAEVSTPGYDPNGGEDIVVVGRNIPNFVRATPQVVSILSTEDIARTGEGDIAGALSRVTGLSIVGNGFVYVRGLGDRYSSSLLNGSPLPSPEPLRRSVPLDIFPTTIVGSALVQKTYSVNYPGEFGGGVINLTTKAIPDKNFLSFGGSVSADTATTSELGYTYYGGDADWIGFDDGTRKVPSFIKNAPSGTGNISAAQAATLSNASTSLLQRNNQLPANFSGEISGGSVFDIGSGRLGVIASVSASNTFRTRSITQQDSVTNEGLLRNDFQTLLTDNRIVANALIGVGYEFGENSIKLTNVYIHDTLKQARGSAATTYNNSSGLRFQQNTNWFERQLFESQLVGAFKPIDALTLDVRGAYANSKRNAPYERQFDYLCSNTTTTGQPITVQESNGTGGAQCNGAYQVTQRFSPFASIIFSELKEDLYSGQADAAYKLSTERPMTLSTGYFYSDTKRTSSRLQFNYQTPRGGGTAPGYPYNLLRPDYLLAIDTNDPLNSLELQFNTPLGAYQYDASLRIHAGYVQAEAEATDGVRATIGVRYETADERVTPIGTTATRLKNDYFLPASTLTWNFAPDMQLRASASKTISRPQFRELAPQQFRDPESDRLFFGNPLLRDTKLYNLDARYEWFFARDQRFTLGAFYKRIDKPIEQVGFYTGADDRLQTGFTNLPKAKLYGGEVEFQKYVPLDTLGSDFFATRRLLFIANYTYTQSSITVDGTCVPNVVDQTTKVAGCQTGFAPATGNFRDGAPLTGQSDHLVNVQLGLEDTKSLSQITLLFNYASDRVTNRGPSNLGGTGFLPDIIEKPGIRLDLVARQGVELRGAKFEVKAEARNLTKTRFTEGQTFENGNQVYINRYNLGQVFTLGISTTF